The following are encoded in a window of Planctomycetaceae bacterium genomic DNA:
- a CDS encoding cytochrome c peroxidase: MKFVRVSLKALATLVIGVVSTASSSAADVNLAETNLTSGIPGTGPLTEEQLKDWLADSSNHETLSINLPLGLSLGQSQMKGLEENPLTRAKIELGRQLYFDTRLSADNTISCATCHHPQEGFSRHTKTGVGIAGQMGGRNSPISYNRILSDKQFWDGRAASLEEQAVGPIQNPIEMGNSHEACVGSLAEIPGYRMQFEKIFPGEGVTIEAVGKAIAAFERVLVTGPSAYDYQEAYKRFAQLEPEDLEDLKEDAPNVYAQYEMYRKSVNEQPMSESAVRGMELFFSKRVGCSNCHVGANLADEQYHNLGVGMDAAEPDLGRFVVTNVEKDKGAFKTPTIRNVALSAPYMHDGSLPTLEAVVEHYNVGGTKNKWLSDKMTPLNLNAQEKLDLVEFMRACTGSFPYVTSGRLPE; this comes from the coding sequence ATGAAGTTCGTTCGGGTTTCTCTTAAGGCTCTCGCCACGCTTGTGATAGGCGTCGTTTCGACCGCATCTTCATCGGCAGCCGACGTCAATCTGGCTGAAACAAACCTCACCAGTGGAATACCAGGGACAGGACCTCTGACCGAAGAGCAGTTGAAAGACTGGCTGGCCGATTCTTCGAATCACGAAACACTCAGCATCAACCTTCCTCTGGGCTTGTCTCTGGGCCAGTCGCAGATGAAGGGCCTCGAAGAGAACCCATTGACCCGAGCCAAAATTGAACTCGGACGGCAACTTTATTTCGACACTCGATTGTCGGCAGATAACACGATCAGCTGCGCGACCTGCCACCATCCTCAGGAAGGGTTTTCGCGTCACACGAAAACCGGTGTGGGAATCGCCGGCCAAATGGGAGGTCGAAATTCTCCCATCAGCTACAACCGCATCCTGAGCGACAAGCAGTTCTGGGATGGTCGGGCGGCGTCGCTGGAAGAACAGGCGGTAGGTCCGATCCAGAATCCCATCGAGATGGGCAATTCTCATGAAGCATGCGTTGGATCACTGGCAGAAATCCCGGGTTACCGGATGCAGTTCGAAAAGATCTTTCCGGGAGAGGGTGTGACAATTGAAGCGGTCGGGAAAGCGATTGCTGCGTTTGAACGCGTTCTCGTTACCGGTCCGTCGGCGTACGACTATCAAGAAGCCTATAAGAGATTTGCTCAACTGGAACCAGAGGACCTTGAAGACCTGAAAGAGGACGCTCCGAACGTTTACGCCCAGTACGAAATGTACAGAAAATCTGTGAACGAGCAGCCGATGTCCGAGAGTGCTGTGCGAGGCATGGAGCTGTTCTTCAGTAAGCGAGTGGGCTGCAGCAATTGCCATGTTGGCGCGAATCTGGCAGACGAGCAATACCATAACCTGGGAGTCGGAATGGATGCTGCTGAACCGGATCTGGGGCGATTTGTGGTGACGAACGTTGAGAAGGACAAAGGTGCTTTCAAGACCCCAACGATTCGAAATGTCGCACTGTCTGCCCCCTACATGCACGACGGCAGCCTTCCAACGCTGGAAGCGGTCGTCGAACATTACAATGTGGGCGGAACGAAAAACAAATGGCTTAGCGACAAGATGACTCCGCTAAATCTCAACGCGCAGGAAAAGCTGGATCTTGTCGAATTCATGCGTGCCTGCACGGGATCGTTTCCATACGTCACTTCCGGGCGTCTACCTGAATAA
- the rpsU gene encoding 30S ribosomal protein S21 — MVKLRLRDNESVNEAVRRFRKLVEHAGVKKEMRKREFYEKPSDMRRRDRRRAEMRARRANQEPTLDLN; from the coding sequence GTGGTTAAGCTGCGTTTGCGTGATAATGAAAGTGTGAATGAGGCGGTTCGACGATTCCGTAAGCTGGTTGAGCATGCGGGCGTCAAGAAAGAGATGCGCAAGCGAGAGTTCTACGAAAAACCGAGTGACATGCGACGTCGTGATCGACGCCGAGCCGAAATGCGAGCTCGCCGAGCGAATCAGGAGCCAACCCTGGATCTGAATTGA